A genome region from Salvelinus alpinus chromosome 26, SLU_Salpinus.1, whole genome shotgun sequence includes the following:
- the LOC139554989 gene encoding G-protein coupled receptor 3-like: MMTQNDSDIWFEESSGSGMTSPLSQLDQSDPTTIPEASPLSLWGVVLCVSGTLIVSENTIVVAAILATPSLRAPVFLLLASLALADLLAGVALILHFLFLFCVEPTDWSDLMTSGLLATSLTASLLSLMGVALDRYLSLSHALTYGSRHSRRCAAGLLALVWLGSCLIGSGPMLGWHCLNDITSCSVARPLTRTYLSLLCGGFLLVVMVTLQLYTGICRVARRHAHAIATQRHFLPDDQSYKSKHGGQGKGLSRLLLVLGVFVSCWTPFALYGLLGDASSSPLYTYATLVPAAGNSLLNPLLYSLRNRDIRKVLLHACCPHRHTHNTHRPVDV, from the coding sequence ATGATGACCCAGAATGACTCGGACATCTGGTTCGAGGAGTCTTCAGGTTCAGGGATGACTTCGCCCCTTTCCCAGCTGGACCAATCAGATCCCACAACCATTCCTGAGGCCTCTCCTCTCAGCCTATGGGGAGTGGTACTGTGCGTCTCCGGAACCCTTATTGTGTCCGAGAACACCATTGTAGTGGCGGCCATCTTGGCCACGCCTTCTCTCCGTGCCCCTGTCTTCCTGCTCCTCGCCAGCCTGGCATTGGCCGACCTGCTTGCAGGCGTGGCCTTGATCCTgcacttcctcttcctgttctgTGTGGAGCCCACGGATTGGTCAGATCTGATGACATCAGGGCTTCTGGCGACATCACTGACCGCCTCCCTCCTCAGCCTGATGGGCGTGGCGCTGGACCGTTACCTGTCGCtaagtcacgccctgacctacggCTCCCGCCACTCGCGTCGATGCGCCGCTGGTCTGCTGGCACTCGTCTGGCTGGGGTCATGTCTGATCGGCTCGGGCCCGATGCTGGGGTGGCACTGCCTCAATGACATCACATCCTGTTCCGTGGCGCGACCCCTGACCCGGACGTACCTGTCGTTGCTTTGTGGCGGCTTTCTGCTGGTCGTCATGGTAACGCTGCAGCTATACACCGGGATCTGCCGCGTCGCTAGGCGGCACGCTCACGCCATCGCCACGCAGAGGCACTTCCTGCCTGATGACCAATCGTACAAGAGCAAGCACGGGGGCCAGGGGAAGGGCCTCTCTCGGCTGTTGTTAGTCCTCGGAGTGTTCGTCAGCTGCTGGACGCCCTTCGCCCTTTACGGTTTGCTGGGCGATGCATCTAGCTCGCCCCTGTATACGTACGCTACGTTAGTGCCGGCGGCAGGGAACTCTCTGCTCAACCCTCTGCTGTATAGCCTGAGGAACAGAGACATACGCAAGGTGCTGCTGCACGCCTGCTgtcctcacagacacacacacaacacacacaggcctGTTGACGTGTAG